A stretch of Planococcus citri chromosome 5, ihPlaCitr1.1, whole genome shotgun sequence DNA encodes these proteins:
- the LOC135848639 gene encoding maltase 1-like has protein sequence MKILLFYVWFHFCWSCFAKLDTEWWEHTIIYEIIPHTFKDSDGDGVGDFKGITSKLDHFVDLGIETIHLTPMYETTALDMGYDITDYYNVDHRLGTISDLEELIREMNKRNMKLILDLVINHSSHKHKWFQKSIDRIDPYTDFYVWKDSKGFDNVTNQEIPPNKWISVFLQEPGAAWTWNEKRKQFYLHNFLPEQPDLNLRNENLKEILWKMIEFWLDKGVSGFRLDATPWYIEDEEFRDDDLNLRQCNQPETFEFIHEFRTYLDKYNEKRGGFERIFIAEAHVWGEILTQYYGRKNYSVTHFPYSFLLRYINWPINAKTLQFYLNFWMSFLPEGKTAAWMTQDHDGSRVGSRICPEFADIFTIVSMMLPGTVGVYYGQEIAMMNGFATEDQFHDFSGGGTRDPTRLTMQWDDTINAGFSTNVSTYSPVNSDYFQRNVAVQKEQSVSHYNLFKDLATLRKTNIFKFGKFKNANFGNIYSLTRSYKGNVLTVVVNFEITASSRVNLTEILQNRPDEITVVAASVNSEYVKGFNIEFKQSEEFYMRPLSSVVLKTDLPYSENEDVMLQNI, from the exons atgaaaatattgttgTTTTATGTTTGGTTTCACTTTTGTTGGAGCTGTTTTGCGAAATTGGACACAGAATGGTGGGAGCATACAATAATTTACGAAATTATTCCGCATACGTTCAAAGACAGCGATGGAGATGGAGTTGGTGACTTCAAAG GAATCACATCGAAACTTGATCACTTCGTTGACTTGGGCATAGAAACGATCCATCTGACACCTATGTATGAAACTACAGCACTGGATATGGGATATGACATAACAGATTACTACAATGTTGATCATAGACTTGGCACAATCAGTGATTTGGAAGAACTTATCCGGGAGATGAATAAAAGAA ATATGAAGTTGATACTAGATTTGGTAATCAATCATAGTAGTCATAAACACAAATGGTTCCAAAAATCCATCGATCGAATTGATCCGTATACTGATTTTTATGTTTGGAAAGATTCCAAAGGCTTTGATAATGTAACTAACCAAGAAATACCTCCAAATAAGTGG ATCAGTGTTTTCCTACAAGAACCTGGTGCGGCTTGGACATggaatgaaaaacgaaaacaattttatttgCATAACTTTTTGCCAGAGCAGCCAGATTTAAACTTGAGGAATGAAAATCTGAAGGAAATATTATGG aaaatgatcgAATTTTGGCTGGATAAAGGTGTAAGTGGGTTCAGACTAGACGCTACTCCTTGGTACATTGAAGATGAAGAATTTAGAGATGATGATTTAAACTTGCGACAATGCAATCAACCGGAAACATTTGAATTTATACATGAATTTCGGACGTATTTGGATAAATATAATGAGAAGCGTGGGGGTTTTGAAAG AATCTTCATTGCGGAAGCACATGTTTGGGGTGAGATTTTAACACAATATTAtggcagaaaaaattattcagtcaCACATTTTCCTTACTCGTTTTTGTTGAGATACATCAACTGGCCcataaatgcaaaaactttgcaattttatttaaatttttggatgTCGTTTCTACCAGAAGGAAAAACAGCAGCTTGGATG ACTCAAGATCACGATGGTTCGAGAGTAGGATCACGAATTTGTCCAGAATTCGCTGATATTTTCACAATAGTATCGATGATGCTGCCCGGAACAGTAGGAGTTTATTATGGACAAGAGATTGCCATGATGAATGGATTCGCTACAGAAGATCAATTCCATGATTTCTCAGGTGGAGGTACCAGGGATCCTACAAGACTTACAATGCAGTGGGATGATACAATAAATgctg GATTTTCAACAAACGTATCGACATATTCACCTGTAAATTCTGATTACTTTCAAAGAAATGTTGCAGTGCAAAAAGAACAATCAGTTAGCCACTACAATTTGTTCAAGGATTTAGCCACGTTgagaaaaacaaacatttttaaatttgggaaatttaaaaatgccaattttggaaatatttataGTTTGACAAG ATCATACAAAGGCAACGTGCTTACAGTTGTAGTCAATTTCGAAATTACTGCTTCCTCTAGAGTGAATTTAACGGAAATATTGCAAAACCGTCCTGATGAGATTACAGTAGTTGCAGCTTCTGTGAATTCTGAATATGTAAAAGG atttaataTAGAATTTAAACAGAGTGAAGAATTCTACATGAGACCATTATCAAGTGTGGTTTTGAAGACAGATCTGCCTTACAGTGAAAATGAAGATGTCATGCTTCAAAAtatttag
- the LOC135848348 gene encoding alpha-glucosidase-like: protein MAAISDGKLLLQGYVYVKSKKSPDGTKTYSDCRRVSIFSHKPGSGWTWNAKRRQFYFHQFLVEQPDFDLSNENLKKELWKMMEFWLNKGVAGFRLDATPFFFEDKEFRDDNIFLRQFNQPETIEFIHEFRTYLDKYNKEHGGFESFPVEAMTLKLYIIFWSFLKDEGKISAWMTQDHDGPRVGSRISPEYADIFTILSMMLPGTVGVYYGQEIAMMNGFATEDQFKDFSGRGTRDPNRLLMQWDNSLNAGFSTNLTTYSPVNSDYFQRNVAAQKTQSQGKVLTVVVNFETTTSSRLNLTEILQNRPNEITVVAASVNSEYLKRFNIEFERSEEFYMRPLSSVVLETDQPYTENEDVML, encoded by the exons atggccGCCATCAGTGACGGGAAATTATTGTTGCAAGGGTACGTCTACGTGAAGTCAAAGAAAAGTCCAGATGGAACGAAAACGTATTCGGATTGCCGAAGA gtgagtattttttctcataaaccTGGCTCAGGTTGGACATGGAATGCAAAACGAAGGCAATTTTATTTCCATCAGTTCTTGGTAGAGCAACCAGACTTTGATCTgagtaatgaaaatttgaagaaagagTTATGG aaaatgatggaattttggCTCAATAAAGGTGTGGCTGGGTTCAGACTAGACGccactcctttttttttcgaagataaaGAATTTAGAGACGATAATATATTTTTGCGACAATTCAACCAACCAGAAACCATCGAGTTTATACACGAATTTCGGACGTACTTGGATAAATATAATAAGGAACATGGTGGTTTTGAAAG CTTTCCTGTGGAAGCAATGACGTTAAAACTTTACATCATATTTTGGTCGTTTCTAAAGGATGAAGGAAAAATATCAGCTTGGATG acTCAAGATCACGATGGTCCGAGAGTAGGATCACGAATTAGTCCAGAATACGCAGACATTTTCACAATATTGTCGATGATGTTGCCTGGAACAGTAGGAGTTTATTATGGACAAGAGATTGCCATGATGAATGGGTTCGCTACAGAAGACCAATTTAAGGATTTCTCTGGTCGGGGTACCAGAGATCCTAACAGACTTTTGATGCAATGGGATAATTCTCTAAATGCTG GATTTTCAACAAACCTGACAACATATTCGCCTGTGAATTCTGATTACTTTCAAAGAAATGTTGCTGCACAAAAAACACA ATCACAAGGCAAGGTGCTCACTGTGGTGGTCAATTTCGAAACTACTACATCTTCGAGATTAAATTTAACCGAAATATTGCAAAATCGTCCCAATGAGATTACAGTTGTTGCAGCTTCTGTGAATTCTGAATATTTGAAAAG ATTCAATATAGAATTTGAACGGAGTGAAGAATTCTACATGAGACCATTATCAAGTGTGGTATTGGAGACAGATCAGCCTTACACTGAAAATGAAGATGTCATGctttaa
- the LOC135848349 gene encoding maltase 1-like → MDTFEWKNIIEASGNSNEIRLQLVPLLHCEKWWKHTIIYELIPYTFKDSDGDGIGDIKGITSKLDHFFDLGIETIHLTPILGTISDLEELIREMNKKNMKLILDLVINHSGYKHEWFQKSIDQIDPYTDFYVWKNSEGIDNVTNLEIPPNKWVNIFSQKPGSGWTWNEKRRQFYFHQFLVEQPDFDLSNDNLKKELWKMIEFWLNKSVAGFRLDATPFFFEDKEFRDDVMYLRQINQPETIEFIHEFRTYLDKYNEDHGGFERIFVAEAHGWGISTQYDRENYTVTHIPYAFLFEYISFPANAMILKNYLQFWSYYVPEGKIYAWMTQDHDDARVGSRIVPEYADIFTILSMMLPGTVGVYYGQEIAMMNGFATEDQFKDFSGGGLRDPNRLLMQWDDSLNAGKLLKVNIDYDIDVYKGIR, encoded by the exons ATGGACACATTCGAGTGGAAAAATATAATTGAAGCATCAGGCAATTCGAATGAAATTCGGTTACAATTAGTTCCACTTCTGCATTGTGAAA AATGGTGGAAACACACAATAATTTACGAATTGATTCCGTATACGTTCAAAGACAGCGATGGAGATGGAATTGGTGACATTAAAG GAATCACATCAAAACTTGATCACTTCTTCGACTTGGGCATAGAAACAATCCATTTGACACCAAT ACTTGGCACAATCAGTGATTTGGAAGAACTCATCCgggaaatgaataaaaaaa ATATGAAGTTGATACTGGATTTGGTAATCAATCATAGTGGATATAAACACGAATGGTTCCAAAAGTCTATCGATCAAATCGATCCCTATACTGATTtttatgtttggaaaaattctgaaggCATTGATAATGTAACTAACCTAGAAATACCGCCAAATAAGTGG gtgaatattttttctcaaaaacctggCTCAGGTTGGACATGGAATGAAAAACGaagacaattttattttcatcagttCTTGGTAGAGCAACCAGATTTTGATCTGAGTAATGATAATTTGAAGAAAGAGTTGTGG aaaatgatcgAATTTTGGCTCAATAAAAGTGTGGCTGGGTTCAGACTAGACGCTACTCCTTTTTTCTTCGAAGATAAAGAATTCAGAGATGATGTCATGTACTTGAGACAAATCAACCAACCAGAAACCATCGAATTCATACACGAATTTCGGACGTACTTGGATAAATATAATGAGGACCATGGTGGTTTTGAAAG aatttttgtggCTGAAGCACATGGATGGGGGATTTCAACACAATATGACAGAGAAAACTATACAGTTACACACATTCCCTACGCATTTCTTTTCGAATACATCAGCTTTCCTGCGAATGCGATGATTTTAAAGAATTACCTCCAATTTTGGTCGTATTATGTACCTGAAGGAAAAATATATGCTTGGATG acTCAAGATCACGATGATGCGAGAGTAGGATCACGAATTGTTCCGGAATACGCCGATATTTTCACAATATTGTCGATGATGTTGCCTGGAACAGTAGGAGTTTATTATGGACAAGAGATTGCCATGATGAATGGGTTCGCTACAGAAGACCAATTTAAGGATTTCTCTGGTGGAGGGCTCAGAGATCCTAACAGACTTTTGATGCAATGGGATGATTCTCTAAATGCTGGTAAACTATTAAAAGTGAACATAGATTATGATATCGATGTGTATAAAGGAATAAGATGA